The Parus major isolate Abel chromosome 12, Parus_major1.1, whole genome shotgun sequence genome segment ATAAGGTATTTATTATAGTAAGGGAGACATTAGCAAACAGTATTGGGTTGTATTGAGACATAGAAAATTTAGGTTTAATATTGGACAGTTGGAACAACACCCCTCAATCACTTCTAAACAACAAGgaacaaacaacacctgcacaggttgttttccttccctaaggactgtttggattcctccttatgattccccaggccagagtgagaacctTGTGTGACTCAGTTTCCCACAGGCTCAAGGCTAATGCCTGAAGTCTAAAAATCTCTGATTTGAGCACTGCGAGTTCCCACAGGGAGGCACCAGCACTGACAAACTCTTGGAGCCTTCACCCAAGCCCTGTCAGAaccaggcacagctccaggagagaACAAAACCTCCTGCAAACACCCAGACCACCCCAGGTTAACAGggaaacacagccctgtgcagctGGATCCCTCTGATCTCCCACCCACCTTCTCCAAGGAACACTTTGGTATGCAGCAGACAAAAAGGAACTTTTTCAGCATTAACAGCTCTGTGTTCTGTGCCTGGAACGTGGGGCTGTACAACAGATCAGAAGGGTTTTCACACCAGAATCCTCCTAACTCTGACAAATGACAGGGATTACCTGGCCCTACCAGCCTTGCCTCGCCTCCATCCTCACTGCACCTAGCAGGAATACCAGGGGATGCATTTTGGGAGTAAGAATTCTCCTTTTCAACATTCCCTGCAACAGAAATCAGTGTTACACAccactgctgccaggggaaATTATACCAGCCTCAGAGCTGCCTTGGGATTTCCCTTGAgtgaaaaacagcacagaacCAGCTCCTAAAACcaaaattaactccatcccagccaaaGCACACGTTAAAAAACACAGGACAGAAGTGAAActtcccagagctggcagatCAAAGCAGACAATGGTTTTAATTCCACTTATTCTCTCAACCCACAGCTTGTATGATGTGAACTGATAAACGCTGCTCTGTTCTAGGAGAGGCCACCAAAAGCCTCGGGAAGGAGGCTCAGATTTTCCCAGATTTTGGACCTTGCCCAGGCTCTCACAGCACAAGGAGCAGCATTGCACCGCCATCTCTTGGCAGATGTTTGGATACCAATCTAACTACACACCAAGAAATTAACATTAACAGCAGGAGCTATAAACAGGTTTCTCTTACAAGCCACACAAAAACAGACAAAGTCTAGCCGAGGAATCTATATCCACTTTACTTTCCTGACTCTCAATATTTAATGTTAGACACACTTTAAAAGACAAACAACTGAAGATTTAAACATGGTCTAGCCCactcccttttttaaaaagttttgtacaaaagagtaatttttaaagccaGTTTATATAAGCAGCACATAACCACTACTCTGAATTCAAGATCTTACCCACTTGATTAAAAGAGTATCAAATTACCCATCAGACATATGGGAAAATATATGGCTCAAAGTTCTTGGTTCTTTCAGATATATATAGTGACAAATAATAAAGGCTAAATAGCAGGgagtttggtttctttattttctaaaaaccTTTGCCAAACCTTTGGAAAAGACTCTTTATCCAGCTCAGAGCTGTAAAATCTACTCTAAGATAACGTCCCTAAAACAATTTGAGGATTTAGTCCTAGAGAAATCCCATGGCACCTGGGGGACTCTTATAAATTTTATTCACAATTTCCATAATTGTGTGCAAGTCATGCACTAAAACACTCAACACAAAGTCTTGGCAGGCCCAACAGAGTTAAGAGCCCTATGCCAGAGGCTCCAGAGGATTTTAGGGagacagcagctggaaaggagTTAAACAATTCCTACAGAGCACCAAGCCCAGCACCAGGGTCATTTACCATTATTCCATCTGAGTGAACAGAAGCAATTTGCAGCGGTTCAACATCGAGCCCATCAAATGGGGCTCTTGGCAATGTTATAAAGGAATGACAACAACAAGAGCTGTAAAAAAACCACCCAGAATTATAAAGTTGCAAACACTGGGAGATAAACAAGGCCACTGACTACCTCCTCAAGATGCAGCTATATGGATTTGACCTTTCTGTAAAAAGTggtaatttctgtgaaaataaccTTTCAGTTCCAAGGGAAAGGGGAGTAAGTCATGTCTCCTGCCCTGGCAGTTTATGATGAGACTCCCAGCCCTAATTTAAAGGTCACCAACAATCCTTTGAAAGGAAGAGTGCTTTCCACTTTGTGCATGTTCCATGTAACGTGGTCAGAGCTGACTGGtccacagcagcagaaccaggcagctctgcctccctcagTGTCCATCACCCCCTTGGACACATTAAATTACACCAGAATCAGCAGTAAGGCCTGGCACAAAGGATGGCTTTGCTGATCTGTATTACAGGAGTTCTGTCACTGTTTTCCCTCTGGTAACAGGGACAGGAACTGAACACCTTGCTATGCAACACTCATTAAACTCAGATAATGCTGCACTAAAATCAGAGCTCCAGATGTTTTCCAAACAGGAACAGTCTGCTCAGCACTTTGTGATGGGGGCTGGATGCAAAGGACACGCTGGTGGAGGTCAGAGCCTGAGCAGGACTAATGAGCTCAGGGATATGTTCCTAAAAAAGTTCATTTCCCACCTGGAGACCGCCCAGAAATCCCCCTGGGACCCTCCACTGGTGGTTTTAGCTTTGGTTTGTATCTTCAGCTGTGAGTGCTGGCACTGAATGAGCCTTGCTCATGCCTGGAGGGACAGAGAGCTCGTTTCTCCTGGCTCCCAGGCACCTCCCAACACTCAGAGGTTtgcacagaatcccagaacagttccatcccatcccaccctgccaggacagggacacctcccactgtcccagcagctccagccccaatgtccagcctggccttgggatccaggggcagccccagctgctctgggaattctgtgccagggcctcaccagcaagaattccttcctaatatccaatctaaacctactctctcTGTCAGTTTAATGCCACACAAAACCAGGGTTGCATAGAACATTAAGACAAAAATTGAGGAATCACATCAAAATTAATAGCTGTGAAGggtaattaattttgaagaaactgaaattctaCATAGGCtaacttttatatatatttttttttcctttctaaattcTTTGAGAAGGAACATTTAGCATTTAAGCATTTTGCCTTTGagataaattgtatttaaaggTTACAGCACAAAACTACATCTCTCAGTCCTATACAAGATGGTTTATTAATTGCCCTGGATACACACAGAGGCTCATAAATTTGTTTGGGTAATTTGATGAGGGGGATTGATTTACTATCACAGTGAAATACTACATTAAACACACATAATTCATTCTTTATACTGCTCCTCCCCCATTAAAAGCATCCTGTCTGACTGCAGGCCACACTGAATTATTATTCTGTAATCATTAAGTGATTTATTTAACCACAGCACACACAGTTAACATTAATCCATATTCCTACTCTAATTTCACCTTTATGTTTTCTGTTGTCCtaccaacaagaaaaaaattatggatTTCATTTAAACTAAAGTAGAGTTATGGATCAGCAAGACAAGATAAGAGACATTTCTACCCTCAAAAGATCTTTTTCAAcaatgcaaatggaaaaaaatgcttctttctggAAGCATGAAGAGTACAgaatcacagggaaaaaatggtaaTATTCTAAGCAAATGTTGCTTGTGGGGGGAAAACGAAACTTTAACTTACTTTTATTACTGTTCaatcatttaaataataaaggaaaGGCTCAGACCATGATGGTACATGGGATGAGAATTAGACTTTTTCTGTGATCCATCACACCTGGCCCAACATTCACTTGAGGTAAAAGTGATTATTCCTGACTCAACCTTCTGTTTACTCACAAAGCACTACAATTTTCCATCAGCCTTTGCTCCTGTGCATTTTCAGGTGACTTGCATCCCAGTACGTCTTGAGACACAAAGCAGCAAGATGAAACACTCACAGCAAACCTCCACAAAGAACCACTCCAACCAGAGCATTTACAGGCACCACGCCACACTAGTGCTGAGAAATCAAGAGCAGGAAActcaactttttatttttaaaaggaagctTAAATCATAAATTTTCATCAGCCCCTGTTTTCTGAGGTGATGAGAGCTGGGGGGTAAAGGAAGCATGTAGATTCTCTGAGGAGCCAACTTCAATCAGCACAGTCCTTTGGGGGAAAGTGAGGTGAAAACGCTGTATGAAATGTGTATATCCACACCCCAAGGGTCACTGATCACCAGGGACCCCTGGGTGCACACCTGGCCTTTCCTGTGACCCAAacatctccagcacagctccagagtCGTGtctcaaaggaaaacaaggtgGGCTTTGGGGAGTACCCTGAACAACACAAAACAGAGCTGTGAAcctctcctgccagctgcagcacaacCCGCAGGGAATGCACTGGGTGAAGGCCAAGGAAACCCTGAAATAAACATTAACCAATAACATgaacagctctgagagcagcagcactcccaCCCTGGCACCCCTGGGCACAGGAAGCTGCTGACATTGATAGTAAAAGGTTtcaaaatcatagaaaatttggggatttagaaagaaagttaggcttggcaagccctgggaaaaaTTAGtccttgtgcttgctaaagatcatgtgaaactgcacctgtgtaatCAATATgtgataaatgatacaattgttagatgtgattgGATATAActattgtttaaagaacatgaggaacaaagttaggggtttggggggatcatgagaaatccatgcttgggtaaaaacaatgcatacaatagaacaatgtaagtttaataattaatatgtaagttatataacaatagagtataaaacatgttcaactcaaaaccaagatgggtcagatttgggtctgtgtaccccagagctctttaataaagcaccttcatacAATCATTAGTGATGATGTGCTCCTGAACACTAACACAGGGCACCACTGCCAGCTccaccaggggctgcagcatcaCCTCCATCAGCCCCAGCAGGACCTGGGCACGGCCTCCTGTGTGCCAAGGAAAGCCTCTGTGGGCCAGGGCAGACACAGAGCACAGCCTTGGAAAAATGCACAAGCCACCACAGCACACCAAGCACGACCCAGAGCCCCTGCCCAACACGTTCTGGGGGCAGGCAGGACAGCAAATCCACGGGGgatcctctcccagctccattcactctggcagctctgcctctggcaagcagcagcacattAAGTGAAACCACCCAGAAGAATTGGCAGCAGAAGTTTGCTGAGCCTGCTGTATCACTGATACATCCATTTGAACACTCCTGCAATCCCCTGGAACTGCCCAGTACATGTGTAGTCCATAAAAGACTCAAATGGGGAGGAAATTCATCTCCCTCACCCAGAGGGAAATGCCAGAGGTCACCAATGTCAAATGAGGTTTGTTCATACAAGGCAGATGGGGAGCACAGGAGGAATTTGATGTGCACTTCAAAGGGAAGGAATTTGCCTGGTCTGGGAGGCAGTTCTGTGTCTCACTCAGTAATGagtttcttttgaagaaatacTGTTACACAAGTCTTTAGCTGGAAGGGTGCTCTGTGGCTTTCTCTAttaacaaaaatagaaaaatacactCAGGAAAGATTCCCTGCAAAACATCAGAGATGAGCAGTCCATCTAGTCTTTGGAATTGgcccacctgctgctgccaggccaAAATAGGAGTGAATTTAATTACCTGAAATACATCAGGACTATTTTCACAAAAAGACCTTACTATTCATGAGGAATCTATTTGCATGGTGAGAGCTGAATGGTTCTCATTGCTCTACTTTATTTTGCATACATGCAAGGATGTGACAAATCATTGAGTTATAAAACTTTGTTACTCATCTCAAAGTCAAGATTTTGTGAGTGCTGCATATTGGCAAAGAGATTTATGGTTCCTGTTACCCAATCGATGCTGCAAGAGCAGCACATGGGATGAAAATGCAGAGCCCTGTGATAACCAAGAGCTCAACCACTGTTTAAACTTCTTTCATGTGCCCCTGCGTCAGTTTTCTTATCTGtacaagaaaggaaacaaagttcATCTCTCTCTGCAAAAGCACTTGGAGATATTTTGATAAACTGCTTTAttcaaacacagcattttccaaGGTCAGCCCTCTCTGTGCAGCTAAGGCACGCTTAAATAAACTGATCTTCAACTTGTGCTTCCCAGCATTTCCCAACACAAATGGATTGAGCTGTAAACGGCCAAACCACAGCTTCCCAGCCCAACAATTAGCCACAGGTGTTAATGTGTTAATTGCATTTTAATCAGAGAGGAATTGCACCTGTGGTCAGTCAGGTGTTGTGGCTGGCTCTGAAGCAAGGAGCACATGATAAAATAACTGTGGGCTGCTCTGAGAATGGTTCAAAAGTGGGagacaaaaaaatgtgtttgagtTGCCCATTTGCAGTGGCAGGCTGCTGAGGCATTTCATACTAACAAAAACCAATAAAACCTTCATACCTGGTGTCTCCACAATTCTCTGAACACTTCAGGCACCACTCTATCACATCAGATTGCTCCTGTCTGTACATCTGGCCTAAATGCTCTGCAGAACATTTATATTCTATTGTTTCACTAGTAAAAAACAAAGTGTTCTAATAAATCCAAGCACCTCTTGCATTATAAGCACTTTTTAGGATGTGGCTGTTTGCCATGAACACACCTGAAGAAAACCCTGCCAGGACATGTTTTTATCTCACCTGCCCAGCCAAGCCCACACCTCAGTGTGCAGACACCAACCTGAACCTGTCCAGCCTTAGAACGTTGGCACTTTACTCCACTTAATGGGATATTGACTTTTTATACTTCACTCTCTGCAAATCAATATTCTAATAGACACAAAAGAGAGTGGCAGAAGGATCCAGAGTACCTGCCCACCAACCTGATGGAGATGATGATCCATAAATAAAGGTCAAATCAAAGAAAAAGTCAGACCTGATGTGAAAAGAAGAGCAGCACAAATAAGCCTTTAAATAAGGGAATTTTACAAAGTGTCTAAGATTAACTACAGGAGGAATGAGACAAGCCTAAAGCAGACATAGATAAGGCAGTTCAAACTCTCAGGCAGGGAACACAGACTAAAGTCATTTTGGAATATCTGTGCTCAATACCACGATTTAAGAAACCCTTCAGGAGGCATCTCCAATATATCACACAGGAAATATGCTGCCTTTTAATGTAAAATAGCAACTTCCAGTAGCTGAAAAGCATCTGAATAGGCTATTCAGAACAAAGTCAGAGAGAAACCaggcacaaaataaaataaaacacttaaaagGGATCACCTTATTCTTTCAGAATTGGTTCCATGGGAAACTAGGAAGCCAAAGGGAGCTTTTCAAACTTTAGCAAAAGGCTCCTCATCACTCTCCCTGGGAGAGCCCTGAAACCAGAACCCTTTGGGGCCACAATCAGCACAAGGgaggcacagctgagctgatAGAGAACCAGCAACACTCCCAGCTGGAGAAAGAGTTGCACCAGATCCCCGAGAAGCACTGATGGTGACACCAGAAACACATGGAATTCCCGTGTTTATCACCTGGGATGGTTCAGTTTCACACCAAGGTTAGAAAGGGCTTCTTTGACTCCTGAGCCTCTTGCCTACCACAAGCAGGTTTTGTCTCCAGTTTCCTCTGGAGCAGGATTGTACCGAGGTTCCTGAGCTCACCTCCCtgacctgcagctgctcagtcACAGCTCACAGCCCGAGCTCCACCACCTGGTACAACACAGCCCCCAAAACTCAGTCGAGTGAGGTGAAAACACAAACTCACAGCTCACCTGCCAAATTCCAGTTTGCAGAAGTGTATTAAGAAATCCAAAGTGCAGAGAGGAGTCACAAAAATGATTTATGAGCAGAAAGCATTATTTATATAGGGGGAAGCAGCTTAATACATGCAGTGTCACAAAAGGGATTTGCAGTCTCATCCCATAGACTACAAGAGCAATTTCCAGCTTCACCAGGGGCCTCAGATCAGCATCACAAGGTTCACCTCCAGTTCAGTCTCCCAGCTCTATTTTGAGCTGTTCTTCCACAACAGTTTCACATAACAATTGAAAACAAGCTCTCATCTATTTTTCACCCACCCTGGACCTCTCACACTTTAACCCATCCATAGCTGAACACAACAGAGCCCTGGGTGAGATGAGGAGGAGAACAACACTGGATTTTCCATGACCTTTCACATATTCCCAAACCTCTCTCATACATAAAAGCAATCTGATCTTCTACAACAGAACCATGACTCGTTACTTCAATCACTCCCAAACTGCAGAGAATTCCATCTGGCACTATGGATCAGCAGCCAGATTACAACATCTTGAGCTAAAGGTCGACTTGGTAATAACAGAAAACCCTAAACCGAAGCATATTTTAATATCACCGATCactcagcatttcagcattGCCCATAAAGCTCTGTCACCTTCCCCAGGCTGTACAGGGTGAGAGCAGCCACCCCAGGGAGACAGGGTTTGGAGGCACAtgagcagctgtgggcagaCAAAGCCAGAACAACAGGCTGGGTTTAAACCCTTCCACCATGTGCATTATGATCGGTAACAAAGGactgctttaatttaaattgatGGAAGCCTTCCCCAAAATTAGAAAAGGCAGATATCGGGAAGCACTGACTTGCAGAAGTGCCTCCTCTGTACCTCCCCTTCTCTTACAGCTCCAGGGCAATAAACAACTCTTTCAATTATCCAACAAACAATAGTTTCATTATCTTCACACCATTATCCCCCATAAACACAGACATCACTGTCCAAACTCACCAGCaactcctctgctgctgctcagctcctttTCCCAGACAAGGGGTGACAACTTTTTCCACTTGCTAAACATTGCAGAAGGAGGGAGCAGAAAAGCCAGAGCAGTAAccatcccagggaaaaaaaagccacaagtAACATCTTCCTGGAAGTAGCACGGAGCACACCCCAAAAACTTCTGACACGCAGCTCTGAGGGGGAGcttatttgtgtgtgtgctaaTTGAGTTCTAAATGGAAACACCTGGCTCATGCAGGGAGAAGCAGGTGAAATGATTTAACAGATTCGTtaaccccaaacccaaaacacctgAGCCAGGGTAAATACAAAAGCTAATTGAGCCCTCAGCATGGGAGCACAAGCCCGACTTTGTTTTCTCAAGACATTGTTTCCTCCTCAGAAAGAGATGGTGTGAGATGCTCTAGAAGAACGTGGTACATTGCACCAGCAGGACATCCCTGAGCTAGGTTTAGATGAGAGATGGGGAATaaattcttggctgtgaagggcagagcccctggcacagaattcccagagcagctgtggctgtccatggatccctggcagtgcccaagtccaggctggacattggggctggacactgggacagtgggaggtgtccctgccatggctgggggacactgggtgGAGTtcaatgtcccttccaacctaaaccgGTCTGTGATCCCAAGCCACGACTTGTTTCCATGGATTTGTGTCTCGTATCATCCAGAACACCGATTTGGCTGGATTATGTCCTGCCAAAAGCCATGGCCATGGCCTTTCCcatccccagggcaggagcgtgtggctctgcctctccttcaGAAGGGTTCCGAGTCCCATCCGCTCATCACACACATTAACTcgttaaaaaaaccaaaaacaaacaaaggcaAAGCCGAACACTTTCAAAACAAGCAAGGACAAGCAGCCACGTGAGGAATTAAAACAAGTCGGTTTTTTGCGATTAATATTGATCATTGATCGAGCGCTTCACACGCATCGCACCGGCGGCAGCGCCTTCCGGAGCCGATCCCAGCGCACCGCCCGTACCCCGGCACAGACACCNNNNNNNNNNNNNNNNNNNNNNNNNNNNNNNNNNNNNNNNNNNNNNNNNNNNNNNNNCCGGGCcgggagcgggagcggggcgggaCGGAGCGGGATCGGAACCGGAGCGGGGCCGGGTAGGAACGGGATCGGAACCGGAGCGGGGCGGGAGCGGGCCGGGAACGGAACCGGAGCGGGGCAGGGGGCGGGGCTATGGGCGGGGCTTCCTCGCAGTGCCCGCCCCGCTGAGGGCGGAACCGCGCCACACAGTGCCCGCCCCCTCGCGGCGCTGTCAGTCATTGCTCCCGCCCAATCAGCGAGCGGCACCTGTCCCGCGCAGCCAATGGGAGAAGGGGTTTGGCGCGGGGGCGGGGCGCGGGCATGGCGGAGCTGAGCGGCGGCAGCGAGGCCGTGGCCGTGGAGCTGTGGCCGCCCGGGGAGGCCCCGCCGGCCTTCCAGGTACCGGGacggggacagcggggaccAGAgcgggacagggacaccttccactgccaTCCCCTTCCTCTGCCATCCCCTTCCTCTGCAGGCCCCGCCAGCCGGGCCTTGGACACCGCCAGCGATGCGGCAGTCACTGCTCCTCCGGGCACCCCgggcctccccatcctcacagggaaggatttattcctaatatctaatctgaagCTGCTGGCGTTTAGTTTGTATCTGGTCCtgcttgtcctgtcactccGGGATGCCTAGGAATTTGCTTCAGTGGTATTAGAGTCTTCACAAACCagattggggaaaaaattaaggTGTGATGCCTGTCAACACAAATCTCCCTGAATCGCGTGATGTGCTCGTATTTTGCCGAAATGGGAAAGGTTATGGTGGTTGAAGAACATTAAATTTGGGTTTCAGTGAAGCCGAGTGACTGAGAAGCTGatgcttattaaaaaaagaaacttgcaAATGCAAGGTCATCTTTCACAACACCCAGAACTTGCCAGGTAcaagctgctgtgaaatgtaATATTTAGTGATAGCACATCCTCCAGGCTTCTAAATAAAGCCGAATGCTGAGAAGGGAGTGGTAATACACCCGTGGCTGGCTTTGCTCTTGGTTTCCAAATGCAGCAGTTTCTGTCAGGCTTTGTTTTGCAGCACTCCGTGGTTCTGTAACCATTCACCTGCTGGGGGCATCAGTGTCATTTTGAGAACCTGATTTTCTACCAGAATTAGGATGAAGTGTGAATGCAACAAGTTGGAGACAAATTGAAAGTATCTTAATTATGTTAAAAACTATGTATTTGAAATTTGTGTGGCTTAGAAGAGCTATAGCTTAACcttagaaataatttactgAGCATTTTCAAGTGTGGGGAGAATTACCTTAACTTgataattttgcaaataaatacatccataaataaatatctttggCATCTCTGTAAATGAAAATCACATACAGTAGTGTAGATCTGATTTTTTGTGGCCAGGGGACTATTTTGAGAAATCCAGGCACTAACAAGACTATCACTTGGTTTTTGGTCTATATGGAATACCTGATTTGTaatgttttaaacatttcagacaAATGTTGGAGGtttacagaaaagcaaagcattcaTGATTTGAGTTCTGGGATGGGTCATTTACAGTCACAGACgttttttaaatcctgttttcagTGAGTGCTGGTGCCAGGGCTCTGACTGCTGTTCTCTGTCTGCAGTACAGCCCCGACAGCGTGGCCGGAGCGGACGGAGAGCTGGACCCCAGTGAAGTcaccttccctggctgctcgtgccgcagcagctcctgcacactGCCCCACTGCCCCTGCCTGCGCCGAGGGCACAACTACAGCAGCCTGGGCCTCAGGCTGCccgagcagcaggagcagcccttcTCCAGGCCCGTGTTTGAGTGcaacagcctgtgctgctgtggggagagcTGCCAGAACAGGCTGGTGCAGCGGGGGCTGCAGCTGCGGCTGCAGGTGTTCCGCACGCcgaggaagggctggggagtGCGCACGCTGGAGCCCATCCCCAGGGGCAGGTTTGTGTGTGAGTATgctggggaggtgctgggctTTGCTGAGGCCCAGAGGAGAATCCAGGCCCAGAGTCCAGAGGAGCCAAACTACATCATAGCAGTGAGGGAGCACCTGCACGATGGGCGCGTCATGGAGACCTTCGTGGATCCCACCCGCATCGGCAACGTGGGCAGGTTCCTGAACCACTCCTGTCAACCCAACCTGTTCATGGTGCCCGTCAGAGTTGACTCCATGGTGCCCAAACTGGCACTTTTTGCAGCTGCTGATATTTctgctggagaggaactttCATATGATTACTCTGGAAGATTCCATAATTCACCAAGAGCTAGCAGAGAGCACAAACCTCCGGAGGAAGAGAACAGCCTGAGAAAGCCTTGCTACTGTGGTTCCCGCACGTGTGCTTCCTTCTTACCTTGGGACAGCTCCCTCTTCTCCACACCTGCGAGTTCTCCATAGCCTTTCAGCCTTAAACACACCTAAAAACTACTATTTTCTCTAGCAAAGAGTTCTATCAAACTCCTTGTTCTGTTCCAACAAGGAAGGACGTgaggtgtgaggagcagcaaagaGACAAGGTCtcaagaattaattttctgcaaaacCCTTTTCAAGGTGGACAGTACATGGGATTATTGGAGCTTTGAGATGTTCCAAAATCAGTGACTAAACCAGGCCTGGTGGTTTTGTCTGGTTTTCCTCTGACAGCTTGCTGTATGTTAAAGCAGCTCTCT includes the following:
- the LOC107210432 gene encoding histone-lysine N-methyltransferase SETMAR, translating into MAELSGGSEAVAVELWPPGEAPPAFQYSPDSVAGADGELDPSEVTFPGCSCRSSSCTLPHCPCLRRGHNYSSLGLRLPEQQEQPFSRPVFECNSLCCCGESCQNRLVQRGLQLRLQVFRTPRKGWGVRTLEPIPRGRFVCEYAGEVLGFAEAQRRIQAQSPEEPNYIIAVREHLHDGRVMETFVDPTRIGNVGRFLNHSCQPNLFMVPVRVDSMVPKLALFAAADISAGEELSYDYSGRFHNSPRASREHKPPEEENSLRKPCYCGSRTCASFLPWDSSLFSTPASSP